From one Gemmatimonadaceae bacterium genomic stretch:
- a CDS encoding PDZ domain-containing protein translates to MLSAVAASALVTPCRAVAQDATARIRLAPQIAVRRMAPPGDRAVLGILMATGSRADTAGVRVEEVDANGPAAKAGLKAGDVITEINGTSLRLSREDAEDLAVGGLAQRRLQRALGTVKPGDEITLLVRSGTTAPRKLAVKTISQAELDRAVAARAPGEPLVMERRAGERQADERGSAERGMVGLTVGAAGNARDTLGLFISSVVTGGPAEKAGIVEGERVAAVNGVDVRVAREDVDDAPAVSARVNRFVREVQQAAPGKTLTLRVYGNGRYRDVAVTAAKASDLPRTGFSISVGDGAMQILTPRAPSAPRAPQPPRVFEFDRDGDIGRLRFDGQEMRIDLDRLRDSIEEMRRGIERGLERGLEGGLRSFDLREVPARGRRVVVIL, encoded by the coding sequence GTGCTGTCCGCGGTCGCCGCGTCCGCGCTGGTGACCCCGTGCCGCGCCGTGGCGCAGGACGCCACCGCGCGCATTCGCCTGGCGCCGCAGATCGCCGTCCGCCGCATGGCGCCACCGGGCGATCGTGCCGTGCTCGGCATTCTCATGGCCACCGGCTCGCGCGCGGACACCGCTGGTGTGCGCGTCGAAGAGGTGGACGCGAACGGTCCCGCCGCCAAAGCGGGGCTCAAGGCCGGTGACGTCATCACCGAGATCAATGGGACGTCGCTCCGGTTGAGCCGCGAAGACGCCGAGGATCTCGCCGTGGGCGGCCTGGCTCAGCGCCGTCTGCAGCGCGCGCTCGGCACCGTGAAGCCGGGTGACGAGATCACGCTGCTCGTGCGCTCGGGCACGACCGCGCCGCGCAAGCTTGCGGTGAAGACCATCTCGCAGGCGGAGCTGGATCGGGCCGTGGCGGCGCGGGCTCCGGGTGAACCTCTGGTGATGGAGCGCCGCGCCGGCGAGCGTCAGGCGGACGAGCGCGGGAGCGCCGAACGCGGTATGGTGGGGCTGACGGTGGGCGCGGCGGGCAATGCGCGCGACACGCTCGGGCTGTTCATCAGCAGCGTGGTCACCGGCGGACCCGCCGAGAAGGCCGGGATCGTGGAAGGCGAACGGGTGGCGGCGGTGAACGGCGTGGACGTGCGCGTCGCGCGCGAGGATGTGGACGATGCGCCCGCGGTGTCGGCGCGCGTCAACCGCTTTGTGCGCGAGGTGCAGCAGGCGGCCCCGGGCAAGACGCTGACGCTGCGCGTCTATGGCAATGGCCGCTATCGGGACGTCGCCGTCACGGCGGCCAAGGCGAGCGACCTGCCGCGCACCGGCTTCAGCATCTCCGTGGGCGATGGCGCGATGCAGATCCTGACCCCGCGGGCCCCGTCGGCGCCCCGGGCGCCGCAGCCGCCGCGGGTGTTCGAGTTCGATCGCGATGGCGACATCGGGCGGCTGCGCTTCGACGGCCAGGAGATGCGGATCGACCTCGACCGGCTGCGCGACAGCATCGAGGAGATGCGCCGGGGGATCGAACGGGGGCTGGAGCGCGGCCTGGAGGGCGGGCTCAGGAGTTTTGACCTGCGGGAGGTGCCGGCGAGGGGGCGGAGGGTGGTGGTAATTCTGTAG
- a CDS encoding efflux RND transporter periplasmic adaptor subunit, which translates to MRRAHRLTIQSAVAGASLTLLTLGACKEPPRPQRPPAVVTVKPAAKGPLPYVVLANGQVEANKTVAVQSLVSGQITKVNFSEGDEVKQGQVLFQIDPRPFQATLDQQLGTLARDEANLARSRADSARFAGLAKDGYITKQQLDQAFAEASALGATVAADKALISRARFDLENTTVRAPIAGRTGQINFRLGALVRASTDQLVTINELRPVLVRFPVQERDFEELRKRAGVDKPLPVKITRNGDTVNVITATLAFVDNQIDRASGSVLLKARVPNEDRALWPGQFVNVALELAVEQDAITLPSEAVIQSGTNTFVYLMQDGTAVRTPVKVGRQFGEMVKIDSGLVGGESVIVEGQQKLRDGAKVQLRSAVAGGGRGGRGGRGGRGGRNGAGGSAAAGPGAVDSGKTDGGKSGSPNGGSPNGGSSNGGSSNGGSSNGGSSNGGNAGGRSGGRRGGGTP; encoded by the coding sequence ATGCGCCGCGCGCACCGGCTCACGATACAGTCCGCGGTCGCCGGTGCCTCGCTCACGCTCCTCACGCTCGGTGCGTGCAAGGAGCCGCCGCGCCCGCAGCGTCCCCCCGCCGTCGTCACCGTCAAGCCGGCCGCGAAAGGCCCGCTGCCGTACGTCGTGCTCGCGAACGGGCAGGTCGAAGCCAACAAGACCGTTGCGGTGCAGTCGCTCGTCTCCGGGCAGATCACCAAGGTCAACTTCAGCGAAGGCGACGAGGTCAAGCAGGGGCAGGTGCTCTTCCAGATCGACCCGCGTCCCTTCCAGGCGACGCTCGATCAGCAGCTCGGCACCCTCGCTCGCGATGAAGCCAACCTCGCCCGCTCCCGCGCCGACTCGGCGCGCTTCGCCGGGCTCGCAAAGGATGGCTACATCACCAAGCAGCAGCTCGATCAGGCGTTCGCCGAAGCGTCCGCGCTCGGCGCGACGGTGGCGGCCGACAAGGCGCTCATCAGCCGCGCGCGCTTCGATCTCGAGAACACCACGGTGCGCGCGCCCATCGCCGGTCGCACGGGGCAGATCAACTTCCGCCTCGGTGCGCTGGTGCGCGCGTCCACCGATCAGCTGGTCACGATCAACGAGCTGCGTCCGGTGCTGGTGCGCTTCCCGGTGCAGGAGCGCGACTTCGAAGAACTCCGCAAGCGCGCCGGGGTGGACAAGCCGTTGCCGGTCAAGATCACGCGCAACGGCGACACGGTGAACGTCATCACCGCGACGCTCGCGTTCGTGGACAACCAGATCGATCGCGCGAGTGGCTCGGTGCTGCTCAAGGCGCGAGTGCCGAATGAAGATCGGGCGCTTTGGCCCGGGCAGTTCGTGAACGTCGCGCTGGAACTCGCCGTGGAGCAGGATGCGATCACGCTGCCGTCCGAGGCCGTGATTCAGTCGGGGACGAACACGTTCGTGTACCTCATGCAGGACGGCACCGCCGTGCGGACGCCGGTGAAGGTCGGCCGCCAGTTCGGCGAGATGGTGAAGATCGACAGCGGCCTGGTGGGCGGCGAGTCGGTCATCGTGGAAGGACAGCAGAAGCTGCGCGACGGCGCGAAGGTGCAGCTGCGTTCGGCCGTGGCCGGTGGTGGCCGCGGTGGACGGGGCGGGCGCGGTGGGCGTGGCGGGCGGAATGGGGCGGGTGGGTCGGCGGCGGCGGGGCCGGGTGCCGTGGACAGCGGGAAGACGGACGGCGGGAAGAGCGGAAGCCCGAACGGCGGAAGCCCGAACGGCGGGAGCTCGAACGGCGGGAGCTCGAACGGCGGAAGCTCGAACGGCGGGAGCTCGAACGGCGGGAATGCTGGTGGGCGGTCGGGTGGGCGTCGCGGAGGGGGGACTCCATGA
- a CDS encoding efflux RND transporter permease subunit, which yields MSDVVKPGAEAESGVNLSEIWIRRPVMTTLVMIGILVFGFVAYRSLAVSDLPTIDYPTITVSAGLPGASPEVMATSVATPLEQQFSTISGIDNITSSSSQGSTNVTIQFNLDRDIDKAAADVQSAISKTLRQLPQGINPPSYNKANAADTPIMMYSLNSDVLSRTELNEFAETFIGQRLSTVSGVAQVQVFGSAKFAVRVQLDPAALQQRGIGIDEVQQAINQGNSNQPAGVLMGANQSFTLQASGQLKNAAEFRQLVVAYRNGSPVRLGDLGNVFDGLQQMRGMSELNGRSNISLSIIRQPGVNTVATANGVKAEMEKLLPQLPPSVQVETIFDRSVSIQHSVEDVQFTLLLTVALVVLVIFLFLRNARATIIPSLALPFSIVGTFCVMWMLDYSLDNLSLMALTLAVGFVVDDAIVMLENIVRHMEMGKKPLQAALDGSKEISFTILSMTLSLVAVFIPLLFMPGLVGRLFREFAVTIGVSILVSGFVSLTLTPMLAARFLKGGEGHAHDEGTGSWRSVERLYQASERGYVRSLGWVMRHRGLTMTFSAFMAVLTVALFMYIPKGFIPSEDTGRLQGSVEGPEGIGYDALAAKVREVGKIIQANPNVEFALMSVGGGGGFGGNNSGRIQITLKDSKKFKRPHVDQIMRELTRATSQVPGVQVFFRNPPPINIGGRRGNSAYSVSLQGADIAELYTSARALEQRMRELPELENISSDLQVGNPQVAVTIDRERASALGVTAAQLEAALYNSYGQRQVSTIYTQTNQYQVILELLPEFQKDPAALSQLYVRSNTGQLVNLGSVATFTKGVGPQSVQHNGQQPAVSISFNTRPNVALGSAVDAVQREAANVLPSGVTAVLSGDTQAFAQAQSGLLALLVVAIFVIYMVLGILYESFIHPITILSGLPFAAVGALITLMLFGKDLSVYAYVGVIMLIGLVKKNAIMMIDFAVEAERKDGMAPADAIVEAARVRFRPIMMTTMAALMGTLPIAVGYGAGGESRQPLGLAVVGGLAFSQLITLYVTPVVYTLLDRLANRKRDRAAAKATSAVGGMEPVPVAGD from the coding sequence ATGAGTGATGTGGTGAAGCCGGGCGCCGAGGCGGAGTCCGGCGTCAATCTCAGCGAGATCTGGATTCGTCGGCCGGTCATGACCACGCTGGTCATGATCGGCATTCTCGTGTTCGGTTTCGTGGCCTACCGCAGTCTGGCGGTGAGCGACCTGCCCACGATCGACTATCCCACGATCACGGTGTCGGCCGGTCTGCCGGGCGCGAGTCCGGAAGTCATGGCCACGTCGGTGGCGACGCCGCTCGAGCAGCAGTTCTCCACGATCTCCGGCATCGACAACATCACGTCGTCGAGCTCGCAGGGGAGCACGAACGTCACCATCCAGTTCAATCTGGACCGTGACATCGACAAGGCCGCGGCCGACGTGCAGTCGGCGATCTCCAAGACGCTGCGCCAGCTGCCGCAGGGGATCAATCCGCCGTCGTACAACAAGGCGAACGCGGCCGACACGCCGATCATGATGTATTCGCTCAACTCCGACGTGCTCTCGCGCACGGAGCTGAACGAATTTGCCGAAACCTTCATCGGGCAGCGCCTCAGCACCGTCAGCGGTGTCGCGCAGGTGCAGGTGTTCGGGTCGGCCAAGTTCGCGGTGCGCGTTCAGCTCGATCCGGCGGCGCTCCAGCAGCGCGGCATCGGCATCGACGAAGTGCAGCAGGCCATCAATCAGGGCAACTCCAATCAGCCGGCTGGCGTGCTCATGGGCGCCAACCAGTCGTTCACGCTGCAGGCGAGTGGCCAGCTCAAGAACGCGGCGGAATTCCGTCAGCTCGTGGTGGCCTACCGCAACGGCAGCCCGGTGCGTCTCGGCGACCTGGGGAACGTCTTCGACGGCCTGCAGCAGATGCGCGGCATGTCGGAGCTCAACGGTCGGTCGAACATCTCGCTGTCGATCATCCGGCAGCCCGGCGTGAACACCGTGGCCACCGCGAATGGCGTGAAGGCCGAGATGGAAAAGCTGCTCCCGCAGCTGCCGCCCAGTGTGCAGGTCGAAACGATCTTCGATCGCTCGGTCAGCATCCAGCACTCGGTGGAGGATGTGCAGTTCACGCTGCTCCTCACCGTCGCGCTCGTCGTGCTGGTGATCTTCCTGTTCCTGCGGAATGCCCGCGCCACCATCATCCCGTCGCTCGCGCTGCCGTTCTCGATCGTCGGCACGTTCTGCGTGATGTGGATGCTGGATTACTCGCTCGACAATCTGTCGCTCATGGCGCTCACGCTGGCCGTGGGCTTCGTGGTGGACGACGCGATCGTGATGCTCGAGAACATCGTGCGTCACATGGAAATGGGGAAGAAGCCGCTACAGGCGGCGCTCGACGGCTCCAAGGAGATCAGCTTCACGATTCTCTCCATGACGCTGTCGCTGGTGGCGGTGTTCATCCCGCTGCTGTTCATGCCGGGATTGGTCGGGCGCCTCTTCCGCGAGTTCGCGGTGACGATCGGCGTGTCGATCCTGGTGTCGGGCTTCGTCTCGCTGACGCTCACGCCGATGCTGGCCGCGCGCTTCCTCAAGGGCGGGGAAGGCCACGCCCACGATGAGGGGACAGGCTCGTGGCGCTCGGTGGAGCGGCTCTATCAGGCCTCCGAGCGCGGCTATGTGCGCTCGCTCGGCTGGGTCATGCGGCACCGTGGCCTCACCATGACCTTCAGCGCCTTCATGGCCGTGCTGACGGTCGCGCTGTTCATGTACATCCCCAAGGGCTTCATTCCGTCGGAAGACACCGGTCGCCTCCAGGGCTCGGTGGAAGGCCCCGAAGGCATTGGTTACGACGCGCTGGCCGCCAAGGTGCGCGAGGTGGGCAAGATCATTCAGGCGAACCCGAACGTGGAGTTCGCGCTGATGTCGGTGGGTGGCGGTGGTGGATTTGGCGGCAATAACTCCGGCCGCATCCAGATCACCCTCAAGGACAGCAAGAAGTTCAAGCGCCCGCACGTCGATCAGATCATGCGCGAGCTCACGCGCGCGACCTCGCAGGTGCCGGGCGTGCAGGTGTTCTTCCGCAATCCGCCGCCGATCAACATCGGTGGCCGTCGCGGCAACAGCGCCTACTCGGTCTCACTGCAGGGCGCCGATATCGCGGAACTCTATACCTCCGCACGCGCCCTCGAACAGCGCATGCGCGAGCTGCCGGAGCTCGAAAACATCTCGAGCGATCTGCAGGTCGGCAATCCGCAGGTGGCGGTCACGATCGATCGCGAACGCGCGTCCGCCCTTGGTGTCACCGCCGCGCAGCTCGAGGCCGCGCTCTACAACTCGTATGGGCAGCGGCAGGTCTCCACGATCTACACGCAGACGAACCAGTACCAGGTCATTCTGGAGCTCCTGCCGGAGTTCCAGAAGGATCCGGCGGCCCTAAGCCAGCTGTACGTGCGCTCCAATACGGGGCAGCTGGTGAACCTCGGCTCCGTCGCCACCTTCACGAAGGGCGTCGGCCCGCAGTCGGTGCAGCACAACGGGCAGCAGCCGGCCGTGTCGATCTCGTTCAACACGCGCCCCAACGTGGCCCTCGGCTCGGCGGTTGACGCGGTGCAGCGTGAAGCGGCCAACGTGCTCCCCAGCGGCGTCACGGCGGTGCTGAGTGGTGATACGCAGGCCTTCGCGCAGGCACAGAGTGGCCTGCTCGCGCTGCTGGTCGTCGCGATCTTCGTGATCTACATGGTGCTCGGCATCCTGTACGAAAGCTTCATTCACCCGATCACGATTCTCTCGGGTTTGCCGTTCGCGGCGGTGGGCGCGCTCATCACGCTCATGCTCTTCGGCAAGGACCTGAGCGTGTACGCCTACGTCGGCGTGATCATGCTCATCGGCCTCGTGAAGAAGAACGCGATCATGATGATCGACTTCGCCGTGGAAGCCGAGCGCAAGGACGGCATGGCGCCGGCCGACGCGATCGTGGAAGCGGCGCGCGTGCGCTTCCGCCCGATCATGATGACCACGATGGCCGCGCTCATGGGGACGCTCCCCATCGCGGTCGGCTACGGCGCCGGTGGCGAATCCCGCCAGCCCCTCGGCCTCGCGGTGGTGGGTGGTCTCGCGTTCTCGCAGCTCATCACGCTCTACGTGACGCCGGTCGTGTACACGCTGCTCGATCGCCTGGCGAACCGGAAGCGCGACCGCGCCGCCGCCAAGGCGACGTCTGCGGTTGGTGGGATGGAGCCGGTGCCGGTCGCGGGTGATTAA
- a CDS encoding response regulator: MTNAFPGAALGTRQSPAGGVAAVDSGTVLLVDDEEGVRAVTSVLLRRRGFRVVEAEHGSDGLALYVANPTMFTLMLVDLSMPHMDGAAFLTAVRALNSKQPIIAISGHDWKDARKLIGSQPIDGYLQKPFTPEQLYEAIAKALGPVSQS; the protein is encoded by the coding sequence ATGACCAATGCATTCCCGGGTGCTGCACTTGGCACCCGCCAATCTCCCGCCGGGGGCGTCGCTGCGGTTGACAGCGGCACCGTCCTGCTGGTCGACGACGAGGAAGGCGTACGCGCCGTGACCTCGGTGCTGTTGCGACGCCGTGGCTTCCGCGTGGTCGAAGCGGAGCATGGCAGCGATGGCCTCGCGCTCTATGTCGCGAACCCGACCATGTTCACGCTGATGCTCGTGGATCTCTCCATGCCCCACATGGACGGTGCGGCGTTTCTCACGGCCGTCCGCGCACTCAATAGCAAGCAACCGATCATCGCCATCAGCGGCCACGATTGGAAAGACGCGCGCAAACTGATCGGCAGCCAGCCGATTGATGGGTACTTGCAGAAGCCGTTCACGCCCGAGCAGTTGTACGAGGCGATCGCGAAGGCGCTGGGGCCGGTGTCGCAGTCCTAG